Sequence from the Cololabis saira isolate AMF1-May2022 chromosome 9, fColSai1.1, whole genome shotgun sequence genome:
AGGCTTTCCCACCTCAATTACGACTGGGGTAGAGGGGGAGCCCACTGCTGTGTGGTGTATTCTTTCAGATGGAGTGACTCTTGCAGAATTCAGCAGCCGTGTCTGTTCTCAAGTAAGTGAACAAACAGTAAACATCAATCCAAAGATGGAAGGATCAATAGAAGCGCAAGGGTCAGGAGAACAGATGGATGCAAACTGAATCCTTTTGTTTATTGGTGAACACGCGTAATCCATGATTTATAAATGCCTTCAGCACTCCTGAATGAAGGATCTAATATGAAAATCAGGGAAGATTAGTGCCGCGGTTCACACATGATGTGACTGAGAATGTGCTGACCCTCATAGTTCCCTCTGTCTTGGTGGTGTGCAGTTTGACCCTGACACTGGTCAATGTTGGCTGGGATCAGAGAGATAGATCAGAGAAACTGAGGGGAGTTTTCAATAAAAGTGAAGCAGATAAACATTTGACAGCTGTAGATCCGCCTTTCTGATTACAAATCTCAAACCAGCATCCCCCTCAAAGGCTTTTACCATCTGCCTCATAAACCCCTGTTATGCTTGTGTGCATGCCTGGAATTACACTTTTTGGGTCTTGAACACACATTCCCTGGGCATACAGTTGGAACAGTTCAACTTCACTATTATTAAATACTACCCACAAGACATTAAATCAGTGAAAATCAATGTTATCTATTCatgtaaaacatgttatttattgcagcaatataaTTGGTCAAATTGCTTAAACAGtgtccaataaaaataaatacaaattaaaaaaaaaacttacccTGAAAAGACATAATAATCTCATTGACCTATCACCTAAagacagctgggataggctccatcaGACCTCTTTCATCCTAAATAGgaataagcaggtatagataatggatggatggatatatacaCTTAAATGTGTAAAGTTCTTACATAAAAGTACAGCTTTGTTTCCTCGCTGCCATTTAACATGGTTCAAGATATAAGCTTTTTAAAAATTAGGAGTGAGTCAGTGATGACAATAGACACTAAAAGGTCAAGAGGACATATTTTATTGgtgtcagtaaaaaaaaaaaattacaatcaAGGAAAAAGCAGAATGACCTTCAATGCTCACTTTCAAGATCAGTTATTTTGTTGAAAATTGTATTGTTCATTCATCCCTCAGATCATGGATTCATTCTCTAAACTGACTGCAATCCAATTCAGgatcacagggatctgctgggtCCTATCCCAGCTGTCACAGAGCAAGAGGCAGGACCCTGGCTCCGTGACAAGCCCATCACAGGGCTTGTCCACATGATTAAAGAGCACTAAATACTACAACTGCCAGATTCCAAACTGCAAAGTGATGCCTTCAAAGCTTTATCTCAtcagcagtttaaaaaaaaaagattatgtcAGGAAAATCAGTCGATGTTCATGTGAAAAGATGCAGTGTCACTGGTCTGTGATTTAGAGGATTTACAAATATTTCTATACTTTTAGTTTTATGTACTGATCAATTAAACATATAGTGATTTCAGCACACATCACCCCAGTACAGactcaaaataaatctgtacagTACATATCTTTTAAGTAACTtttgaacagagcatgtgctcACAAAATAAGATCAGCATATTTTCATCTGCTCACACAAAAAGCCTTATACCTGAGATACGATTTCAACAGATGTCCCCTTAAGAAAAACATtaccacacaaaaaaaatattattttaaattgcaTGTTATACAGTACAAATACATGCTGCACTGTGTATTCCACACTGTCTTTGATAGCTGCTGCAGAGCATTCACTACAATAAACACAACATGAACTCTGACTATGAGCATGATGTGCATCTTTTTCAGGTGAGTTCTGTCTTTAAATATCAAGTTGATTCTTCATAGGagctgaaaaataaaagagaggCACAGAGGAACAAGAGTAACATTGAAGCTGTTATATTTTTGCTGTTGCTTTTAATCCCGTGGGAGTTGGATCAGTGCAAGCAGAAACTTGTGTGTCAAATAGGGAGTCTGTCAAAGAGAGCCCTGGAGCTGCCGTTTCTGTCAACAAAACATCAAAGCCTTCCCATTTCCTCGCATTTTTATCATTAAAGCCAAATAGAAAACCACATTTTATCTCCATCTCTCTCGActcagacacctcctccagcaacATGCGTgttctctcccttcctctttcagGCTGCAGGGAGCTACCTGTTGTGTGTTTCCTGTCCTTCCTGATCCCATCATTACTGTTGcagataagaaaaaaacaaacaaacaaacaaaaaattgcTTATGAATTACACAACTATATTTTATCCGTCCCTCTCCTATTCCACTTCATTACTGTATGATCTTGCTGTTTCTCCTCCATCCCCAGTCAGCTGTCTTCCGTGGAGggatgaaagggaaaagagcAGATGAGGAGATCTTGGCCTGCCTGTGTGCACTGGAGCAAGCCAAACTGACTGACAGATGGACAGTCCCGGTGACGCTCAGCACAGATAAGAGGATTGGGCctgcttgttgttgttgttgttcttcttgCCACAAATCTTAATGCAGTTAACTCCTTCTGAGCTCCACTGAATGGCACAGGCGAGGTGAGGTGAGGTTGATGCATGTGTTGTGCACGTTTGCAGAGCATGCACCGTCAAATTGCTGGAAATGTTTTACCATCAGCatgacccccccgcccccctgaccacctcagtgtctgctgtttgCATCTGCTTATAATATCTCTgcagtgcaccagttagccattgtgtctgtgtctctcctttctctgttattcattctctctctctgttttcttttttcctgctcgGCCCAGCTGGcttccggcaggagggtccccccttatgatcctggtcctgctcaaggtttcttccctcctaaaggggagtttttcccttgccactgtttggcttaaggtttttctcccaccaggggagttttttacctgctgctgtttattttatgtttacgtaataattgctcggtggtcatgttctgggtctctggaaagcgcctagagacaacttctgttgttatagacgctatataaataaaattgaattgaattgaattgaattgaattgaattgaattgaattgaattgaattgaatgtgaaAATAAGGTCTTGAGCTTGTCCAGCTCTGTCAAAAGATTTTTAAACTCCTGTAAATTACAATGGTAAAATGTTGTCTACGTATTGAGTTCCCAATCAGGCTGCAGTCAGCATGTACTTGTGTTCAGCTTTCTTCTCGTCCAGCCTTGCTGTGAAAGTGTGCATTCTTTCCGTGCGTGAAGGCACCTTGCAGGCCTTGTAGAGGATTACAAacaggatgaggatgaggacaCCCACCACAGAGTTACAAACGATGGCCATAATGGCCCAAAAAGACAGACCCATCATCAGATTATGCTCCATGGTCGACTTCGGAGTGGTCACATCAGATCTCAGAGCTGGCTCTGAGGTCAGAGATGTGCGCCTAGTGTTGAGCTAGTCCCTTCAGCTCTGCAGATTTCCactgaaaacacagaaaatgcaTTCAGTTAACAtaataaatgtagtttttcaGCACACATGTTCAGGCCCCACACCTGGTCACCGTCAGCTTGACTGTCACATGGTGAGTCCTGTGGTGAGATCAGCTCAGTAAAGATTACTTTCTCCCTGATGAGTTCGTCAGTAGGTCAAGGTGCTTTATCTCTGCTGATGCTTTATATGGAACAACCTATATTTTGTTGCTGGAAAAGTAGGTTAGAATGAAAGGTAATGTACTGTTTCAGTGTCAAATACACAGGATCAAATGGCTTTCTAATGAAAGTACTAACTGTATTTTATCAGAATATTTCAGTACTATTAATGTGTGAAAAATATGTAGAGAAAATAGATTCAGGGCTGCTGTTACATCCAATATGTGGGCAGAAAAGGGCAGTAGTACAGAATATGAAAGTGTGTTTTTGTGATTGTCTTGTGTCCCTACATTCTCTCTTATTTATTTCCTTAATACAAATGGAGAGCAATGAAGTTATTGAACTGATAAAAAAGAGGCCACTATGCACTTTTTCCTGGTGAATTATATTGACTATCTTTAAGCAGTAATGAGTTTTTGAGTGTAACATGTGGGAATACAGTTGTTTTGTGACTAATATCAAAATGAGTCGTTGAGGTGTATATGTGCAAGAGAAAATGAGCAAAGTGGACAGAGAAAAGTCAGTTCAAGCATGATACAGAAGGTGCAAATATTTTCCCAGTCAGAGTTTAACAGATCAAAACTCAAACTCATCCCCTCACTCCTTGCCACTCTCCCTTTCCTGTAATGCATTTCTAACGAGACCACATATTTCCTCCTCTCCCCAGCTGAGAGCAATACTGCAACAGCTCAAGTCATCTCCTGTTGTTGAGAAATCATTTCAAAGTTATCTCTCCCTTTATGGGCATTTTATGACCAAGCCAAATAAAGATGGATCGCTTCACTGGAGTAGGTGACAGTGATGTATCGGATCTGCTCTCACCTCTCGAAGTTGGTCTCTGTTTGTATCAGTTGCACCCCTCTCAAGGTGCTGGTGGAATGACTGTGGGGAAAACTGCCCTCATAATCACTAACTGTCATTGCtgtcaataaaacatttcccaCAGTTTTTCAGaatatttgaaaaacaaaataaacaactttTGATCAAAGGTGACACTGCATATGAGTTTCTACTTTTAATTGGAGCAAATGTGAGGAATGTAGAGGCCTTCAGATGACAAGAGGGATATGGCAGACAAGAGTCAAAAGTGTGTGAGAAAGAAATCCACTGAGTTCAAGTCACTGCTTTTGTGCTGTGCTCATATTCAAGTTATTCATCATGACTAATTATAGCAACTTTCCAGTACAAACACTCCCCAAAGTCTGAGTGGCTCATGTCTAAATTATTACAAGGATAATTAGCTCTCACTTGcaagaaaattattttttattgcaagtAAAAAGCAAGTGCAAAATTTAAAAGGGAGGATGATGAAAACCAAAGAAGAATCAatcaatctatctatctatctatctatctatctatctatctatctatctatctatctatctatctatctatctatctatctatctatctatctatctatctatctatctatctatctatctatatctatctatgTAAAAGGTTATGCTTCAAAGCTTTACAGTTGGCAAGTAAAATTGTTGGTGTAACTGCACTGAAGCTTTTCCCAACAGTCAACAATCCATTTGTGTCAATAGGCTGGTTAAATGAATCAGAAACTTGATTGTTTACATTCTATAGGAGGATAAATTAAAGGTCCAAAGGTTAGAGCGGCAGTTGGGTGACCtaaggacacacacacaagaaatcACACTCCCTGAGGCCACTGTCAATACAAAGAAGCTGTCCAGTGTTATGCAATCACTCTGTGCTCAGTGGCCACTCCTGGAAAGTTAAGCTGGGGTCTGAAACCAGAGACATGCAACATGAACAAGTACTTGAGCTTGCATGTGcgttttcctgaatggtttcaCGGTGGGATATCAAGGACTATACTGTGTAGCCCATGCATGcaaataatctcatgcaaatgCATGAAATATAGCCCCAGGCTTCTGTACAAGAGGGCAAAAGTGCATTGGAAGTACAAAACACATTCACCTATCCAACATTGCAGTGTCACATGTAAAACAGGCGCATGGTTGTGCATAATGCATCACCTCACCTGGCagtgtaaggcaaggcaaggcaagtttatttgtatagcacaattcaacacaaggtcattcaaagtgctttacatcaacataaaagtgacaagacacaattaaacagtaaataacaaatacaatgaaataaaatgaaaagaaaaaaggtaaaataataaaaaagcacaagttgttaaaaagggcagtagagtacagcaggtaagtatttaccATCAGAGTCTCATACAGAGCCGTCCCAGAGCGCATGCAGATTTAACGCAACAGTTTACCCGAGAGTCCCGTCTGGTGCCTTGTTATCTCCATGGGGTCGTGGTAACTTCTCTCCCGGTGCAGAATGCGCTCAGATAACACTTTTCAAATAAACAGAGATCCTTAATATGAAACTTTTGCTTCGAGGTAAGTGCGCAAAACTCCGATCGAGGCTTCGGCCGTAGACTTTTTAGAAACTCTGCGCAGTTTCGGACATTCCGGCTCGTGATCATCAGCTCAAACTGGCGCTGTCCCGACCGGTTCCCAGGCAGCTGACGACCGACGGCCGACAGAGAGGGAGATGCTGCTGTCTGTCACCGAAGCTGATCATCATCCACCCCTCCCCAAGCCCTGCACCCTCCACCATCCACCCCTCCCCAAGCCCTGCACGGTGCACCGTCCCTCCACCATCCACCCCTCCCCAAGCCCGCCAGGAGCCTCCTAatttaagcctaaattatggttccgcgttaaatcgacgcagagccctcgCCGTagtgtacggcgtaggctctgcgttggtgtaacgcggaaccataaatcagcctttacactaGTGACTCTCGGAACGTCCTATCGAGCACTTTCCTCTCATATATTTTTCTTGTTGCTGTGACTTCTTGCACTTCTGAGTCAGAAGTGCAAGAAGTCACAGCAACAAGAAAAATAagacacagtaaaaaaaaaaaaaaaaaagaaggaaggaaaacgaTAGAgagaaattgaaacaaaactAGATGCATACAATTTCCCACGTCCAACGTGCAGCGAAACACCCTCCAGAAGGCGCCAAAGATATGTTAACAGCTTTCAAGTAAATTATAGATGACCTTCTGCTACAGTCAGGCTTattcctacttctgatccaagACGGCTTCATACTATTGCAGGATGTTTCATGATGCTACTTGTCATTATTGAGGAGTATTTTTTTAGGGAGGCTGAGCAAATACATGGGTCAGAATAAGGTTCTTTGTAACTGATTTTCATGAGTTGTATTGAAATGTGAGCAAGACTGTTTAAAATAATATCCTGGCTGAGACAAGCGGCATAGTTAACAAGACACTGAGCACACAGCATGAAGCCTGCACGAGGAATTAACATTCAAAACTAATGACCTATTAAAGGGGGAACTGATCAGAACGTTGATTTTTTATGGTTACCACAGCCTCTTTTTTCAGTTCAAAATAGTTTTTATCTTTCATCTTTCACAGTTTTCATCATtaagaaaaaaggttttcatAATCAGTACGAGATAATTGTCAACTAAAATGCAATATGTCTCATTGACTCTATTTCATTAGCAGTTTTATTAACAATCTCTGTTTTCTGTGCTTTAAAGAAGTTGGAGGAAGTTGAATAGCTGTTGCACATACTTCAATTTTGTtgtcctcctcttctcctcatTGGTATTCAGCACAAACAGCAGGAGGGATTGTGCTCCATGTTCCTctctttgtttcattgtgtGCACATCTCTGTAAGGACTCATAGTTTTAGACACTGGGGATTAGAAAGTGAGAACAATTTGTGTAGTTTTATGTTTGAATCTTTCCAATAGTTGATGTCCCTGTTTAAACTGAGGATATGTTTAGCACAAAAGCATTACGTTTGGGGTGAAAGGAATGTCACATGTGAGGACACTCATCTGAGTGTCCTCACAAAGACACAaagacatgtgtgtgtgtgtgtgtgtgtgtgtgtgtgtgtgtgtgtgtgtgtgtgtgtgtgtgtgtgtgtgtgtgtgtgtgaagagaGAGGGGTGCTGCGACCCAGAGTTCAGAAGGAGACAAAGCTTTCTTTTAGGCCTCACACTCACCCTCACCACCCGCTTCAGACAGAGGGTCTGCTGTGGAACAGAAATTAAAGACGAAAGCTCACACTCTGCTGTACATTTTCACAATATTTCAATATGAATCATTTGAATTAAATATGAATGCAGCTGGGAATGTAATAACTGATGGAGTAActtaataaatgtaattaaatgcaGCCCTCCTAAATTAGCAAAAGAGTGCCTCGCATCGCTGGTAGGCTATACTGAGtggtactttaaaaaaaaaataatatcaatttaaatttaTATTATTGCTGGTCATTGCATTAAATGTATGGTTACAGGTTATTACTTTGTAGATCAATCTAATTATTTCAGCACCAGGTCCATAAAAACTTTGGTTATCCAGCCAGGATTTATTTGTTACTGAGATAGAGAAGCTTGAATTAAGACTTTGTGAATTACTGTACTCAATAATAAGTTACTTTAATGGTGCTgtgtacaaaataaatacataaataaatgaaggcCAGCAATACTCTTCATAGTGATTTGACTAAATTAGTCAGGGTGCAGCCATGCGTAGTGAATTATATGGAAGCTTGTCGTGGGCAACAAGCTGATAATCCAGAGAGAGCTCCTTCAGATGTGATTCATCACGTCAGAGATCTGCACTCACTCATATAGCTGGAGAATATCATGCCCCTCATGCTTTTCCTTCAGTctgtttttacacacacacaaacatgaacCCACACACACTCTGTCATTATAAGTCGCTCATATAGGACATGTCATGTCCGATCACTGAATCCCTTATCAGCGAAGACATTCACTCCCTCCCAGTACAGtaagtgtttctgtgtgtgtgtgtgtcttgcaAGTGAGAGGAAGTAGAAACGGTGTGATGGAGAAGAAATCAGCAAGGCAATTTCATTTCCTTCTAACTTTTCACCCCACTTACTCTTTCAACCCCCTCTTATTACAGCATAGAGAGCAATGTGGAGCGGCGTGGGAGCCagaaacattaatctcaacatctcAGTCGCGTCATTATGGCCTTCTTCATTTTCAGATCGCTGTTATCATTAGGAAATATTCCCCTCACTGGGAAGATGTTAGGGTTTTCGTAAAAGCATGCCATTTATATAATGAATAAATTGaccagttttcttttctttgtctgtcttttttatataatgtataaaatatatatgatatgatatataaaaaagacagacaaagaaaagaaaactggtCAATTAAATGATATCATTCCCTGTTGTTAGCTTCATATCTTACATTTCTTTGCATCTGACTTAGTGTGATAGTACACTTCTTTCGACTGCTCTGTGGGATATTTTTGCTTGTGTTTTAGGAGTTACTTGATATGGATTATATGTGCATCCCAATGCTTTTTTCGAGGCAAATACGTCTTCTATATCTGCACAAATTTCGCAAATCCCTCAGAAATAATGATCTTATATTAGTGTATGAGGACACCTGCTGGACAGCTGTGGATATTGTTTCAGAGTACAAGTGCAACTCAGTTAATGTCAGGCCTGAAAATCTGTGACAGAAAAAGATCGGGAATTtagactttgcaataacataaTGGGTATTGAAATAATAACATCATTCACAAGTGTTgttttagggtatttttatttgcatatcCTCTTCTTTAGTGGTTCACCATAACCTGCAACACACAGATAGAAATTATGTACCAAAACTCATACATGaagaaagtatttttttttttaattttctttaccTTGTCAATCCAGTCATTATAAGCAGAGACTCTGGTGAAGACAGTGGGTTTCTTCTTATAGTTGCAACCAAGGCCAGACACAAAGCTGGCAATGCCATGGACCTCCCAGACAttttcagagtttttacagttCAGAGGGCCACCAGAGTCGCCCTGTACaaagagggagaggaggagggcttctattttttttttcttaatgagCTGTCAGCAGAGCAGCAAGGCCAGGAAAAGTGCTGTCAAAATCCTGCTTTAACAACGTATAACAGGGAAACCAAATCATTTGTTGTTTCTTGGCAGCCGGAGGAAAATTACATTTCATAAGGAGGGAAATTTAAACTGATTTTAACATAGTTTGGCATTCACATTTAACCTTCCTTCTGTGGTATATTTTTGTTCCAGCGTTGCTGGTGTAGCTGGTCAAATGTAAGTAAGATCAGATGTTTaagagcagaaaaaaacaacaaccggAAACATATAGCAGGAAAAATATCTGTTTCCCTTACGTTGCATCCAGCCACGATTCCATCCCCACCGGCACACACCATGGTGGTCCTCAGAGCGATGCCCCACCAGTCAGGCTGGGAGCAGGTGGCGTGGTCAGCCACAGGCATCAAAGCCTGCTGCAGATTATCAGCAATGGGGCCTCCAGCTAAAACACAGGGGCATCCATTACCATCAGACACATGCACTCGCCGCCCCATCAAAGCTCCTTTGCAGCATCTCCCAAAGAACCAAACTCAAAATCTGACCCAAATTTTCATTTTAGGAGAAAGCCTCCCTCAAGAAATTCTCAGCGTAAACCTCATACATGTCATTTTTTCTTAATAGGTTTCCCTATGACAACCGATGACATAAAGCTACTAGATAAAGACATtttacagacatcattacaactcATGAGCACAGCCCAGCCCTGTATAGCGGGGACTTACTGTACAGTCTGCCCCAGCCGGTGATGTAGCAGGGGTAGAGGTTGGACAGGATAGTACCAGCAGGAGGAATACACGCCAATTGCACATGATCACTCAAAGTCACAGGCTCTGACAACTTAATCAGGGCAATGTCGtttctgcaaaaaagaaagacggAGATAGACTCTGAAGAAACGCTGACAGGCCATTTACAATCATCTCGCAGACCCAGGGAGGGTGAGGTGATGATAAGAATTAGTCCAAGCTATATTTTCTACATTGTTTCTGTGTTATGCATACTGAATAAAAGGATGCTCTTATCTCTTGGAACTGTGGGAAAAACCCAGCTACATATTTATAGGTACGAATAAATCTGCCGTATGCTTAAAGAATAGTGTGCTTCTAATATATTTGGCTAACTGGTTgcagagatatttataataatgaATGAAGAAGGGGAATTTAAGTTGAAGATATGACTTGTACTGAAGTGGATGAATTGAGTTTTAGACGCAATCTACTTTGTCACATTGACACAGAGAAGATAAGATTACGATGTGCTGCATGCAGCAGACTCTTCTTGCTCTTTATGCTGTGTGGTGGTGATTGTGTTACCCTAAGGCCACAAAGATGGGGTTCCACTTCGAATTGACAAAGAAATTTTCAGGCAGGATGGCCTTGGAGCCAACCTCTTCCTCAACCAGGTTGTGTTTGCCCACCATCACCCTGTAGGAGAGCTTGGAGCTGTGGGAGAAAACAAAGTGTTGAGGCCCAAGGCAAGCAGACAAAAGATTCACTTCACAGTTGAATGATTTGAGGAATTCATTCTGGTGACGAGGTGCGGtggcaaaataaataaggaTTAGAATTGAGCCCTGGTCTCAATGATTTGTGAACGTACTTTTAAACTTTGAAGTTTAGAATTTGACCCATTTTTACCCCTACAAGAGCCAGCAGGGCTTTGAGGCTTGAATTAGGCAATTAGTATAATGTACAATAATTACAGTGAAGGCAACAAGAGCTGTGGTTGTTTGTGCTTGTTCTTTTATATTCTGCAGTCACCCGTACTTGATGCAGTGAGCAGCAGTCATGACCCAGTTGGCAGCAATAAGAGATCCCCCGCAAGTGTGCCTCCACTCGCCATCCCTCTCGTACTGCAGAGAAATCTggagaggaaagaaaagaatacACTAAGAAGCTGGCTGTGTTTGAACAGATATATGGAACAGTTTTcttattttacttaaaaaaaatgtataatatttaCAGGATTTTCCACAGTCAGATTTTACCAGATGTTGATCCTGTAGGGTctaaaaagtgaaaataaaattcCTGACAGATGTGTACATATGAGCATACCTGCCAGGGCCAGCTGTGGGGTTTGGCATCCTCTCCATTGACCACGCGGGAGGTCAGGGGCTCGATGGATGGGGTGCCGCACCCAAGGGCTGGAAGAGGAGGTGAGAGAAAGAGTTCAACCACAAATGAGAGCGTTGATGTTGCCTCTGATTCCCACATCAGGaagaatattcaacattttctttctttcataagAAAAATTGTAGAAGGATTGCTTGCTGGGTGGTAATGCGCAAACACTGCTAACAATTACccacaaaattagaatatacCAGATGTTCTTACCGCTAGCAATGAGCACTGAGGCCAGCACAATGGGGATCATGTTGATTGATTTATCTGCTGAGGGACAGCAGGACATGCTCTCTTTTAAACTTTCCACCCCAGGCAACGCCTGCTTGGATGGTGAGTGACACACTCTCCTATTGGTTTGTCATGGCCTCCCCGGGGGAACATGGACCAATGACAATGAGGGTCAGTGCATCTGGGGAGCTGATAGATCACACAGGTGTGTGTTCTGGAACATTTCTCAGTATTCTTTATGTAGTATTTAGATATACTGTATACTCATTAACCATGGGAAGGAGAAAGATGTTATAGAGCTttcacataaaaataaaatgcataaaaatgcaGACAGATAAAGGAAAGGCAAGTTTTAGTACATTTTATGTACAAGACATTCAGAGTgctttacatatttttttttttaaatacaataaaatgtaaaatagtttaaaagcagaaattaaagacaagttaaaaaaataaaacaaatgaaatgtaaaTAATAAGGGTTGTACAGCATTATggtggattactgaaatgcagcagttaatacaaatttttttaaccttgacttaaagcaacTGAGACTTTCAGCAGCctcaatgcattctgggagtctTTTCCACAGGTAAGGAGCGTAAAAGCTGAATGCACCTCACTGTGtctggttctaactctgggtaaAGAAAGTATGTgtgaccctgacg
This genomic interval carries:
- the ela3l gene encoding elastase 3 like, which codes for MSCCPSADKSINMIPIVLASVLIASALGCGTPSIEPLTSRVVNGEDAKPHSWPWQISLQYERDGEWRHTCGGSLIAANWVMTAAHCINSKLSYRVMVGKHNLVEEEVGSKAILPENFFVNSKWNPIFVALGNDIALIKLSEPVTLSDHVQLACIPPAGTILSNLYPCYITGWGRLYTGGPIADNLQQALMPVADHATCSQPDWWGIALRTTMVCAGGDGIVAGCNGDSGGPLNCKNSENVWEVHGIASFVSGLGCNYKKKPTVFTRVSAYNDWIDKVMVNH